In Streptomyces sp. NBC_01717, one DNA window encodes the following:
- a CDS encoding fatty acid desaturase family protein, with product MPQAVATVADRPRDRAGSTENAAGSTGAGGRAAGVGGSDFAPLLRAVKGQGLLERRTGWYAAVIASNLLALGGVLTGLVLLGNTWWALLLALPLAILWSRTAFVGHDAGHAQITGDRRAGRIIGLVHANLLLGMNEAWWNDKHVRHHANPNHIDKDPDVGVGALVWTQKQAAQREGFARLLTRNQARLFFPMLLLEGIALKISGFQYLRQQPARERVLSALLLVTHLGLYATLLLTVMSPGKAVVFALVHHALFGLHLGMAFAPNHKGMEMPDPDGDRWGHLQRQVLTSRNVRGAVLTDWFLGGLNYQIEHHLFPSMPRPHLRRAQPLVRAHCESLGMPYAETGLVESYRQALQHMHEVGEPLRQPAQTAR from the coding sequence ATGCCCCAGGCCGTAGCCACCGTCGCGGACCGCCCCCGCGACCGAGCCGGAAGTACGGAGAACGCCGCCGGAAGCACGGGCGCCGGGGGACGCGCGGCAGGCGTCGGCGGCAGTGACTTCGCGCCGCTCCTGCGGGCCGTGAAGGGGCAAGGACTCCTGGAGCGACGCACCGGATGGTACGCGGCCGTCATCGCCTCCAACCTCCTCGCCCTGGGCGGCGTGCTCACCGGCCTGGTACTCCTCGGCAACACCTGGTGGGCCCTGCTGCTCGCACTGCCGTTGGCGATCCTCTGGTCCCGTACCGCGTTCGTCGGCCACGACGCCGGACACGCCCAGATAACCGGCGACCGCCGGGCCGGCCGGATCATCGGCCTCGTCCACGCCAACCTGCTCCTCGGCATGAACGAGGCCTGGTGGAACGACAAACACGTGCGCCACCACGCCAACCCCAACCACATCGACAAGGACCCGGACGTCGGCGTCGGCGCCCTCGTCTGGACGCAGAAGCAGGCAGCCCAGCGCGAAGGCTTCGCCCGCCTGCTCACCCGTAACCAGGCCCGGCTGTTCTTCCCGATGCTGCTCCTCGAAGGCATCGCCCTCAAGATCTCCGGCTTCCAGTACCTGCGGCAGCAGCCCGCCCGCGAGCGTGTCCTGTCGGCGCTGCTCCTCGTCACCCACCTCGGGCTCTACGCGACGCTGCTGCTCACCGTCATGTCCCCCGGCAAGGCCGTCGTCTTCGCGCTCGTGCATCACGCGCTTTTCGGACTCCACCTGGGCATGGCCTTCGCACCGAACCACAAAGGCATGGAGATGCCCGACCCCGACGGCGACCGCTGGGGGCATCTCCAGCGACAGGTCCTCACCTCGCGCAACGTACGAGGCGCCGTCCTCACCGACTGGTTCCTCGGCGGGCTCAACTACCAGATCGAACACCATCTGTTCCCGAGCATGCCCCGCCCCCACCTCCGCCGGGCGCAGCCCTTGGTACGAGCCCACTGCGAGTCGCTGGGCATGCCGTACGCGGAGACCGGCCTGGTCGAGTCCTACCGTCAGGCGCTGCAGCACATGCATGAGGTCGGCGAACCGCTGAGGCAACCTGCCCAGACGGCTCGCTGA